The window GCCCATGTCGTCGATGATGATCGCCAATGCGGGCCGATGCCCGGCAACAGGACTGGGATACTCGTCTGCAGGACGACCATGGCTGGAAGGGATCGGAGGAGAGACCTTCTCCTTTGGCGCTCCAGGCAGGGCCTGAGTAGGAGATTCGGGCGGAGCCGTGGGCCGGGCTTCCTCGAAAGGAGGAGGGACGTACCTTACCACACGGGTAGGCTCAGGCTTTGGAAGCAGAAAAAGAAGAGCGAGGATCGCCCCGATGAGTCCGAAAAAAATGAGACCACCGACGAGGCCAGGAAATCTCCTACCAGTCGAAGTCCCTTTCCCCTTCCCCTTTCCCGATGCCTTCAATCCTCCGTTTCTGGCCTTTCTGGCCATCTCATCAGTGGGCCGACGATATCATATTGGACGGACCGTACTGGGAAAAGGCGGACAGGAGCCTCCATGCCTTGAGGATCCTGAGCGCCTCCTCGACCTGATTGTCGATGGGGGCATCTTCGGCAGTCAGGTCTTCCTTTTCGTCCTTCGAATCCTTTTTCTGGGAAACGTCAGGGGCGAGATGGCCCTTGAGGTCCTTCTCCGTAATGAAATGGGATCTGTCTGCCTGGCCATTTTCCAGTTTCTCCCTGGGATCGAAGGGGACCACGATGTCAGGCTGGATACCCGTGGCCTGGATGGACCTCCCGCTCGGGGTGTAATATCGGGCGGTGGTCAACCTGACGGCGGAACCGTCCTCAAGGGGGATGATGGTCTGAACGGATCCCTTTCCGAAGGTCTGGGTCCCGAGGATGATGGCCCTCTTCTGGTCCTGAAGGGCGCCGGCCACGATCTCAGCTGCGCTCGCGCTCCCCTCGTTCACAAGGACCACGATAGGATAATCCCGGGGATGATCGTTCGGGTGTGCCTCGAAACGGATCTTCTGTTCCTTGATCCGTCCGTCCGTATAGACAATAAGGCCGGATTCGAGAAACTCGTCGGAGACCTGGACGGCCTGGTCGAGGAGACCGCCAGGGTTGTTCCTCAGGTCGAGGACGAGACCCTTGAGGCCGCTGTTTTTCGCCTCCAGTTCATCGAGGGCCTTGCGCAGGTCCGCCGTGGTCTTGTCCTGGAAGTTCGTGATGCGCACATACCCGTACTCGGAATTGAGCGGACGGGAGCGGACGCTCATAAGGGGGATCACATCCCTGGTGAGGGTGAAGTCCTTTAACTCTGTCCACCCCTCGCGCATGATGGTAACGGTGACATCGGTCCCCTTTTTCCCCCGGAGGAGCTTGACGGCCTCGATGAGGGTCATGTCTTTGGTGAGCTTGCCATCTATCTTGATGATCTTGTCCTTGGCCTTGAGACCCGCCTTGTCTGCCGGGGTCCCCTCAATGGGGGAGACGACGGTCAGCGCCCCGTCCTTCAAGGTGATCTCGATCCCGATTCCGCTGAAGACGCCCTTGGTCTCCACCTGGAGTTCCTTGAACTCATCTGGTGTGAGAAACGAAGAATGGGGATCGAGGGAGCTCAACATCCCCTGGATGGCGCCCTGGATCATGTCTTTCGATTTCGTCTCATCCACGTAGTTCCGCTCAACCAGGTCCAGGATCTCCGCAAAGGTCTTGAGCTGTTCGTATGTTTCGCTCTCCCGGGCCGAGGCCAGGCGTTGGGTCTGATAGATGCCTGTAACGATAACGAAAACCGTGACGATTCCGATCACTATCCAGGGACTGCGTGACCTTAGGGACATGACCATACAAGTTCTCCTACTACGATTAAATCAGGATAAAACATCCATTGATCAACGGCAATCGTATGGTGCGATTCACGTGTCCTTCTCTTTCTCAACGAAAGGCTCCATACCCCGAAGATCAAGCCATTTTCGAGGGTCTTCCTCCCTCCCCTCCTGGCGTATTTCGAGGTAGATCCCTTCCGGTACCCAGGCCCCTCCCCCGGAAAGGCCGATCACATCCCCCTCGACGACCTGCTGGCCGACCTTCACAAACGATTTCATGACCTGCGCGGTGAGGCTGTAGTAGAGATCCCCGTGGTCAATAATGACGCAGTTTCCGTATCCCTCGAGGGCCCCTTGATACACGACGATCCCGTCAAAGACGGCCCTGACCTCCGACCCCATAGGCGCCCGGATCGCAATCCCCGAGGACTTCTTGTGAAAGGGGGTCCTGCCCTTGGGAAGGATCTCCCCGCGAGGAAGTGGAGGCGTAAGCCTCCCCTTCTGGTCCCGGAAACGGTCCACTCCGACAAATGATGCCGAAAGCCCGCGTGATGCCTGGTCCACGGACCGGAGGTCGTCAACGACCTCCTGAAGGGACCTCTTGGCCCCCTGAAGTTCCAGGACCGTCCTTTGAAGGCGTTTCTCTTTGGCAAGCAGGCCC is drawn from Deltaproteobacteria bacterium and contains these coding sequences:
- a CDS encoding S41 family peptidase, whose amino-acid sequence is MVMSLRSRSPWIVIGIVTVFVIVTGIYQTQRLASARESETYEQLKTFAEILDLVERNYVDETKSKDMIQGAIQGMLSSLDPHSSFLTPDEFKELQVETKGVFSGIGIEITLKDGALTVVSPIEGTPADKAGLKAKDKIIKIDGKLTKDMTLIEAVKLLRGKKGTDVTVTIMREGWTELKDFTLTRDVIPLMSVRSRPLNSEYGYVRITNFQDKTTADLRKALDELEAKNSGLKGLVLDLRNNPGGLLDQAVQVSDEFLESGLIVYTDGRIKEQKIRFEAHPNDHPRDYPIVVLVNEGSASAAEIVAGALQDQKRAIILGTQTFGKGSVQTIIPLEDGSAVRLTTARYYTPSGRSIQATGIQPDIVVPFDPREKLENGQADRSHFITEKDLKGHLAPDVSQKKDSKDEKEDLTAEDAPIDNQVEEALRILKAWRLLSAFSQYGPSNMISSAH